Proteins encoded by one window of Pseudomonas sp. PSKL.D1:
- a CDS encoding ABC transporter permease → MAERYGKGLLGWAAVLVILALLVHWIGIDTIARYRDDLGFYLQAHLVLVLASMAAALAVGIPAGIALSRPHRVDKAERFMQFFNVGNTIPPLAVLAIALSILGIGAGPAIFALFLASLLPIVRNTYEGLKNVPASLKEAATGIGMTPRQQLWQVELPNAVPIIVGGVRVALALNVGTAPLAFLIGANSLGSLIFPGIALNNQPQLLLGAACTALLALALDAAVSFSSKRWLERGLAR, encoded by the coding sequence GTGGCTGAACGCTACGGAAAGGGGCTGTTGGGATGGGCCGCCGTGCTCGTCATCCTGGCCCTGCTGGTCCACTGGATCGGCATCGACACGATCGCGCGTTATCGCGACGATCTTGGGTTTTACCTGCAAGCGCACCTGGTACTGGTGCTGGCTTCGATGGCGGCGGCGTTGGCCGTGGGCATCCCTGCCGGCATTGCCTTGAGTCGACCGCACCGGGTCGACAAAGCCGAGCGCTTCATGCAGTTCTTCAACGTTGGCAACACCATTCCCCCTCTGGCCGTTCTGGCCATCGCCCTGAGCATTCTGGGCATCGGCGCCGGGCCTGCGATCTTCGCGCTGTTCCTCGCCTCCCTCCTGCCCATCGTGCGCAACACCTACGAGGGCCTGAAAAACGTCCCCGCCTCACTCAAGGAAGCCGCCACCGGCATCGGCATGACCCCGCGCCAGCAACTGTGGCAGGTCGAATTGCCCAATGCCGTGCCGATCATCGTCGGCGGTGTACGCGTGGCGCTGGCGTTGAACGTAGGCACCGCGCCGCTGGCGTTCCTGATCGGCGCCAACAGCCTGGGCAGCCTGATCTTCCCCGGCATCGCCCTGAACAACCAGCCACAACTGCTACTGGGCGCCGCCTGTACGGCGTTGCTGGCACTGGCGCTGGATGCTGCGGTCAGTTTCTCCAGCAAGCGCTGGCTGGAACGTGGCCTGGCCCGATAA
- a CDS encoding glycine betaine ABC transporter substrate-binding protein, with translation MKNRIALLLGAALLFAGFAQAVEKPLIRIGARVFTEQTVLAEITAQYLRANGFDVRVTSGLGSNIARQAQETGQLDLMWEYTGVSLVSYNHIEERMPSAAATYAKVKELDAKKGLIWLTPSKFSNTYALGLPKQVAEAYPQVNTISDLNQVLRDESQRNHLVALDTEFANRPDGLVGLKEMYGLQVGRANIRQMDAGLVYTAMHNNQVFAGLVYTTDGRLNAFNLKLLEDDKHYFPDYTAAPVVRKAVLDANPKLAGLLKPLAEQLDDETMRQLNAKVDVEHQNPTAVAAAFLREHPLHSEVQP, from the coding sequence ATGAAGAACAGAATCGCCTTGCTGCTGGGCGCGGCACTGCTGTTTGCAGGCTTTGCCCAGGCAGTGGAAAAACCGCTGATCCGCATCGGCGCGCGGGTGTTCACTGAACAGACCGTGCTGGCCGAAATCACCGCGCAGTACCTACGCGCCAATGGCTTCGATGTGCGGGTGACCAGCGGCCTTGGCAGCAATATCGCCCGCCAGGCCCAGGAAACCGGCCAGCTCGACCTGATGTGGGAATACACCGGCGTGTCGCTGGTGTCGTATAACCATATCGAGGAACGCATGCCCAGTGCCGCGGCCACCTACGCCAAGGTCAAGGAACTGGACGCGAAGAAAGGCCTGATCTGGCTGACCCCGTCGAAATTCAGCAACACCTACGCCCTTGGCCTGCCCAAACAGGTTGCCGAGGCCTACCCGCAGGTCAACACGATCAGCGACCTCAACCAGGTGCTGCGTGACGAAAGCCAGCGCAACCACCTCGTGGCACTGGACACAGAGTTCGCCAACCGCCCCGACGGCCTGGTCGGCCTGAAGGAAATGTACGGCCTGCAAGTTGGCCGCGCCAACATTCGCCAAATGGATGCGGGCCTGGTCTACACCGCCATGCACAACAACCAGGTGTTCGCAGGCCTTGTGTACACCACCGACGGCCGCCTGAACGCGTTCAACCTCAAGCTGCTGGAAGACGACAAGCACTACTTCCCCGACTACACCGCCGCCCCCGTGGTGCGCAAGGCCGTGCTCGACGCCAACCCCAAGCTGGCCGGCCTGCTCAAGCCGCTGGCCGAACAGCTGGATGACGAGACCATGCGCCAGCTCAACGCCAAGGTGGATGTGGAACACCAGAACCCCACTGCCGTCGCCGCCGCGTTCCTGCGCGAGCACCCACTGCACAGCGAGGTACAGCCATGA
- a CDS encoding ABC transporter permease, with translation MNLLDTFAHLDWAQVLQLTWQHIMLVGIAVSLAILVGVPLGILMTRFPAVAGPLQASATVLLTIPSIALFGLLLPFYSKFGQGLGPLPAITAVFLYSLLPILRNTYLALTNVEPGIREAARGIGMTFGQRLRMVELPIAVPVILAGVRTAVVMNIGVMTIAATIGAGGLGVLILTSISRSDMSMLLVGAVLVSLLAIIADLLLQTLQRALTPEGLRS, from the coding sequence ATGAACCTGCTCGATACCTTCGCCCACCTGGACTGGGCCCAGGTGCTGCAACTGACCTGGCAGCACATCATGCTGGTTGGCATTGCCGTGAGCCTGGCGATTCTCGTGGGTGTGCCCCTGGGCATCCTGATGACCCGCTTCCCCGCTGTTGCCGGCCCGCTGCAAGCCAGCGCCACAGTGCTGCTGACCATCCCGTCGATCGCCCTGTTCGGCCTGCTGCTGCCGTTCTACTCGAAGTTCGGCCAAGGGCTGGGGCCATTACCCGCAATCACCGCGGTCTTCCTTTATTCACTGCTGCCAATCCTGCGCAACACCTACCTGGCCCTGACCAACGTCGAGCCGGGCATCCGTGAAGCCGCCCGCGGCATCGGCATGACCTTCGGCCAGCGCCTGCGCATGGTCGAACTGCCCATCGCGGTGCCGGTAATCCTCGCTGGCGTGCGTACTGCCGTGGTGATGAACATCGGCGTCATGACCATCGCCGCCACCATCGGTGCCGGCGGCCTTGGCGTACTCATCCTGACCTCCATCAGCCGCAGCGACATGTCGATGCTGCTGGTCGGTGCCGTGCTGGTGAGCCTGCTGGCCATCATCGCCGACCTGCTGCTGCAAACCCTGCAACGTGCCCTGACTCCAGAAGGACTGCGCTCATGA
- a CDS encoding osmoprotectant ABC transporter ATP-binding protein OsmV produces the protein MIELKNLSKTFNVNGKDVKAVDSVSLTVNEGEICVFLGPSGCGKSTTLKMINRLITPTSGQVFINGEDTSALDEVTLRRHIGYVIQQIGLFPNMTIEENITVVPRLLGWDKQKCHDRARELMHMIKLEPKQYLQRYPRELSGGQQQRIGVIRALAAEAPVLLMDEPFGAVDPINREMIQNEFFEMQRALNKTVIMVSHDIDEAIKLGDKIAIFRAGKLLQLDHPDTLLAHPVDDFVSNFVGQDSTLKRLLLVKAEDAADNAPSVSPETPVSDALELLDEHDRRYVVVTDAQNKALGYVRRRDMHRQQGTCGDFLRPFNATASYDEHLRILLSRMYEYNRAWLPVLDAELVFLGEVTQESIAAYLSSGRSRGAKSSIVSPAEAVVS, from the coding sequence ATGATCGAACTGAAGAACCTCAGCAAAACCTTCAACGTCAACGGCAAGGACGTCAAAGCCGTCGACTCGGTGAGCCTCACCGTCAACGAGGGCGAAATTTGTGTATTCCTCGGCCCGTCGGGTTGCGGCAAAAGCACCACGCTGAAGATGATCAACCGCCTGATCACCCCCACGTCGGGCCAGGTGTTCATCAATGGCGAAGACACCAGCGCACTGGACGAAGTCACCCTGCGCCGCCACATCGGCTACGTGATCCAGCAGATCGGCCTGTTCCCCAACATGACCATCGAGGAAAACATCACCGTGGTACCGCGCCTGCTCGGTTGGGACAAGCAAAAGTGCCACGACCGCGCCCGCGAGCTGATGCACATGATCAAGCTCGAACCCAAGCAGTACCTGCAGCGCTACCCGCGCGAGCTGTCCGGTGGCCAGCAGCAGCGCATCGGCGTGATCCGCGCACTGGCGGCCGAAGCGCCGGTGCTGCTGATGGACGAGCCGTTCGGCGCGGTCGACCCGATCAACCGCGAGATGATCCAGAACGAATTCTTCGAGATGCAGCGTGCGCTGAACAAGACCGTGATCATGGTCAGCCACGACATCGACGAGGCCATCAAACTGGGCGACAAGATCGCCATCTTCCGCGCTGGCAAGCTGCTGCAGCTGGACCACCCGGACACCCTGCTGGCACACCCGGTCGACGATTTCGTCAGCAACTTCGTCGGCCAGGACAGCACCCTCAAACGGCTGCTGCTGGTGAAGGCCGAAGATGCAGCGGACAACGCCCCGTCGGTGAGCCCGGAAACGCCGGTGAGCGATGCGCTGGAACTGCTGGACGAGCACGACCGCCGCTACGTGGTGGTGACCGATGCGCAGAACAAGGCGCTGGGCTATGTGCGCCGGCGTGACATGCACCGCCAGCAGGGCACGTGTGGGGATTTCCTGCGGCCGTTCAATGCCACGGCGTCGTATGACGAGCACCTGCGCATCCTGCTGTCGCGGATGTATGAATACAACCGGGCGTGGTTGCCGGTGCTGGATGCCGAGCTGGTGTTTTTGGGTGAGGTGACGCAGGAGTCGATTGCGGCTTACCTGAGTTCGGGGCGCTCGCGAGGGGCGAAGAGCAGCATCGTGTCGCCGGCGGAGGCGGTGGTTTCCTGA
- a CDS encoding TonB-dependent siderophore receptor, whose translation MNNKKPFPRMSALALALAVSTMAIHSQVAQAATAIQIQAQPLASALSQLGQQTNLQLFFSPELVAGKQAPAVSGQLSPVEALQQLLQGSGLTYEMSQDTVVVKPLPTTLDLGSGSLELAPTDIKVVGDWLGDADQAVVQNHPGARTVVRREAMVEKGTMNVRDALRGIPGVQVQDSNGTGGSDLSLNVGVRGLTSRLSPRSTVLIDGIPAAFAPYGQPQLSMAPISSGNLDSIDVVRGAGSVRYGPQNVGGVINFVTRAIPEKASAELSTTLETSQRGGWKHTESAFVGGTADNGMGVALLYTGVNGNGYRESNNGNDIDDVILKTHWAPTDVDEFWLNFHYYDGRADMPGGLTQAQYDSNPYQSLRDYDYFAGRRKDVSFKWQRQLDDATQFEVLTYYTDSFRGSAIAARDMQTLSSYPRNYHTFAIEPRVSRIFFAGPTTQEVSVGYRYLKEAMREQSTRLGLVDNVPTPVPGSDGHVFQDRSGGTEASAYYIDDKIDVGNWTITPGIRFEHINTDWRDRPVIGANGRPVPEKNRSITSNEPLPALSVMYHISDAWKLFANYETSFGSLQYFQLGQGGVGDSTANGLEPEKAKTYEVGTRYDNGSFAGELTAFYIDFDDELQYISNDVGWTNLGATKHQGIEASVRYDLAGLDPRLEGLSVNGGYTFTRATYEGEIPGFKGRDLPFYSRQVATAGVRYAINRWTWNLDAYAQSKQRAPGTGINADGSFNGDYFTEPSADGQYGDIPGYVTWHARGGYDFGPQMSNLKLAAGVKNLFDKQYFTRSSDNNAGIYVGEPRTFYVQASVGF comes from the coding sequence GTGAACAACAAAAAACCTTTTCCACGCATGAGCGCGCTGGCGCTGGCCCTTGCGGTCAGCACCATGGCTATCCACAGCCAGGTTGCCCAGGCTGCCACCGCCATCCAGATCCAGGCCCAGCCATTGGCTTCGGCGCTGAGCCAACTGGGCCAGCAAACCAACCTGCAGCTTTTTTTCAGCCCAGAGCTGGTGGCGGGCAAGCAGGCGCCTGCGGTGTCTGGCCAGCTTTCGCCAGTTGAAGCGCTGCAGCAACTTTTGCAGGGCAGCGGGCTGACCTACGAAATGTCGCAGGACACCGTGGTGGTAAAGCCCCTGCCGACCACCCTGGACCTGGGCAGCGGCAGCCTTGAGCTGGCGCCCACCGACATCAAGGTGGTCGGTGACTGGCTGGGCGATGCCGACCAGGCGGTGGTGCAGAATCACCCCGGCGCGCGTACCGTGGTGCGCCGCGAGGCTATGGTGGAAAAGGGCACGATGAACGTGCGCGATGCGCTGCGCGGCATCCCCGGCGTGCAGGTGCAAGACTCCAACGGCACCGGTGGCAGTGACCTGTCGCTGAACGTGGGTGTGCGTGGCCTGACCTCGCGCCTTTCGCCGCGCTCGACCGTGCTGATCGACGGCATCCCGGCAGCATTCGCGCCCTACGGCCAGCCACAGCTTTCGATGGCGCCGATTTCCTCGGGCAACCTCGACAGCATCGACGTGGTGCGTGGTGCAGGCTCGGTGCGCTATGGGCCGCAGAACGTGGGCGGGGTGATCAACTTTGTCACCCGGGCGATCCCCGAAAAAGCCTCCGCCGAGTTGTCCACAACCCTGGAAACTTCCCAGCGCGGCGGCTGGAAGCACACCGAGTCGGCGTTCGTCGGCGGCACTGCCGACAACGGCATGGGTGTTGCGTTGTTGTATACCGGCGTGAACGGTAATGGGTACCGCGAAAGCAACAACGGTAACGACATCGACGACGTCATCCTCAAAACCCACTGGGCGCCGACCGATGTCGACGAGTTCTGGCTCAACTTCCATTACTACGATGGCCGTGCCGACATGCCTGGTGGCCTGACGCAGGCACAGTACGACAGCAACCCTTACCAGTCGCTGCGTGACTACGACTATTTCGCGGGCCGCCGCAAAGATGTGTCGTTCAAGTGGCAGCGCCAATTGGACGATGCCACCCAGTTCGAGGTGCTGACGTACTACACCGACAGTTTCCGCGGCAGTGCCATTGCCGCGCGCGACATGCAGACGCTGTCGTCGTACCCGCGCAATTACCACACCTTTGCCATCGAACCCCGTGTGTCGCGCATCTTCTTCGCCGGCCCCACCACTCAGGAAGTCAGCGTGGGCTACCGCTACCTGAAGGAGGCCATGCGTGAACAATCGACGCGCCTGGGCCTGGTGGACAACGTGCCGACGCCGGTGCCGGGTTCTGACGGTCACGTGTTCCAGGACCGCAGCGGCGGCACCGAAGCCAGCGCTTACTACATTGACGACAAGATCGATGTCGGTAACTGGACCATCACCCCGGGCATCCGCTTCGAACACATCAACACCGACTGGCGCGATCGCCCGGTCATCGGCGCCAATGGCCGACCGGTACCCGAGAAAAACCGCAGCATCACCAGCAACGAACCGCTGCCGGCACTGAGCGTGATGTACCACATCTCCGATGCCTGGAAACTGTTCGCCAACTACGAGACCTCGTTCGGCAGCCTGCAGTACTTCCAGTTGGGCCAGGGCGGTGTCGGTGACAGCACCGCGAACGGCCTGGAACCGGAGAAGGCCAAGACTTATGAAGTGGGCACGCGTTATGACAACGGCAGCTTTGCCGGTGAGCTGACCGCGTTCTACATCGACTTCGACGATGAACTTCAGTACATCAGCAACGATGTCGGCTGGACCAACCTTGGCGCCACCAAGCACCAGGGTATCGAAGCGTCGGTGCGTTACGACCTGGCAGGCCTGGACCCGCGTCTTGAAGGGTTGTCGGTGAACGGTGGCTACACCTTCACCCGTGCTACTTATGAAGGTGAAATCCCGGGCTTCAAAGGCCGTGACCTGCCGTTCTACTCACGTCAGGTGGCCACTGCCGGTGTGCGTTATGCGATCAACCGCTGGACCTGGAACCTGGACGCCTACGCCCAATCCAAACAGCGCGCGCCGGGCACCGGGATCAATGCCGATGGCAGCTTCAATGGTGACTACTTCACCGAGCCGAGTGCCGATGGGCAGTACGGTGATATTCCGGGATACGTGACCTGGCATGCCCGTGGCGGGTATGACTTTGGGCCGCAGATGTCCAACCTGAAGCTGGCGGCAGGGGTGAAGAACCTGTTCGACAAGCAGTACTTCACCCGGTCCAGTGACAATAACGCGGGCATTTATGTGGGGGAACCGCGGACGTTCTATGTGCAGGCCAGTGTAGGGTTCTGA
- a CDS encoding FecR family protein produces the protein MKQHGIDTVREQAAEWFARVQDAPRDAGLQLQLHAWLDADPLHREEYDQLGRLWAAADLIPAQRLEALCQPEPVRQLPRRRVLRQALAASVAMLALGLGWAGWKYQQLNHQLTLQTAFGERRQVVLPDGTQLDLNAGTQLQVDFTPGRRHIQLSTGEAMFSVAHDSGRPFVVDTAQGSVTVTGTRFDVRLDPSLTRVAVEQGSVRVQGKGDSLAQLAAGQGSQIDAQGKVATPYAVNAAALTAWRQGKLVFENATLAEVVAEASRYRSQPLRVAPGKVAQLRLSSTFNTDDTDALLRALPSILPVAIKAHEDGSREIIAK, from the coding sequence ATGAAACAGCACGGTATCGATACCGTCCGCGAGCAGGCGGCCGAATGGTTTGCCCGCGTGCAGGATGCGCCTCGCGATGCCGGGTTGCAGCTGCAGTTGCACGCCTGGCTGGATGCCGACCCGCTGCACCGTGAAGAGTATGACCAGCTTGGGCGGCTGTGGGCCGCCGCCGACTTGATCCCCGCCCAACGCCTCGAAGCCCTCTGCCAGCCCGAGCCGGTGCGTCAATTGCCACGTCGGCGCGTGCTGCGCCAGGCCCTGGCCGCCAGCGTTGCGATGCTGGCACTGGGGCTTGGTTGGGCAGGCTGGAAGTACCAGCAGTTGAATCATCAACTCACCTTGCAAACCGCATTCGGCGAGCGCCGGCAGGTGGTGTTGCCGGACGGCACGCAACTGGACCTTAATGCCGGCACGCAGTTGCAGGTTGACTTCACCCCGGGGCGGCGGCACATCCAGCTGTCTACCGGCGAGGCCATGTTCAGTGTGGCCCACGACAGCGGCCGCCCGTTCGTGGTCGATACTGCACAGGGCAGCGTCACCGTGACCGGCACCCGTTTCGACGTCCGCCTGGACCCATCGCTGACCCGCGTTGCGGTGGAGCAGGGTTCGGTGCGCGTGCAGGGCAAAGGCGACTCGCTGGCCCAATTGGCTGCAGGCCAAGGGTCGCAGATCGATGCGCAGGGCAAGGTGGCCACCCCTTATGCAGTAAACGCTGCGGCATTGACCGCCTGGCGCCAGGGCAAGCTGGTGTTTGAAAACGCCACCCTGGCCGAAGTGGTGGCCGAAGCCTCGCGTTACCGCAGCCAGCCGCTGCGCGTGGCGCCTGGCAAGGTCGCACAGCTGCGCTTGTCGAGCACCTTCAACACCGACGACACCGATGCCCTGTTGCGCGCATTGCCGAGCATCCTGCCGGTCGCCATCAAAGCTCATGAAGACGGCTCACGCGAAATAATCGCGAAATAG
- a CDS encoding sigma-70 family RNA polymerase sigma factor, with product MSGHKGFLDHYHELIGTWTRKLRSRQQAEDLAHDAFVRVLENPAGQVEQPRAYLHQTARNIAVDGFRREDRRQALALEAFDEGTASSGDPEAYVHALELADSVERALAELPVNCRRVFIWQKLEGLSQAEIAERMGLSKNMVEKYMIRTLRHLRERLDVSA from the coding sequence GTGTCCGGACACAAAGGCTTCCTCGACCATTACCATGAGCTGATCGGCACCTGGACGCGCAAGTTGCGCAGTCGTCAGCAGGCCGAGGACCTGGCCCACGATGCGTTCGTGCGGGTACTGGAAAACCCGGCCGGGCAGGTCGAGCAGCCACGTGCGTATCTTCACCAGACAGCCCGCAACATTGCGGTGGACGGTTTTCGCCGTGAAGACCGGCGTCAGGCCTTGGCACTGGAAGCTTTTGACGAAGGCACGGCCAGCAGTGGCGACCCCGAAGCCTACGTGCATGCCCTTGAGCTGGCCGACAGCGTCGAGCGGGCACTGGCCGAGCTGCCGGTCAATTGCCGCCGGGTGTTCATCTGGCAGAAGCTCGAAGGCTTGAGCCAGGCCGAGATTGCCGAGCGCATGGGCTTGAGCAAGAACATGGTCGAAAAGTATATGATCCGTACGCTGCGACATCTGCGTGAGCGCCTGGATGTGTCGGCATGA